GTGGGCCCTGCAAGATGATCAAACCCCTCGTGGAGGAGCTGGCCGAGAATTATCAGAATTCAATAGCCTTTGGCACCTTGGATGTGGATATGAACCCCGAAACCTCTAATGAAATGGGCATCATGGCCATACCCACTCTCCTCTATTTCAAGGACGGAAAATTGGTGGACGAGATTGTTGGTGTGGTGCCCAAAGAGGCCATCGAAGAGATCATCAAGCAGAAGTTCTAAAGCCTCTTCTGCAAATCTTCGATCTTCTCCTCCAGCCTGCGAGAGCTCACCGCAAGCGTGATATCTCCTCTTGTCTTCTCCACCAGTGAGCGGGCTATATCCTGCTTCCTTCTTATGGCCACCAGTGCCTGAGGATAGTCGAACCTCATTATCACCAGGAACATCTCCTCCATCATATCCAGGTAGGTTATCGCTTCGTCTACCTCCCCTCTCCTGAGCGCGATGAGCACGAAGCGCCTTATCTCGCCGATGGAATCGGCCAATCCTAGAAGGTAGGGAGTGGGCGGAATCCCGAGCTCATGGGGGGCGGGCAAGCGTTCACACTTGAAGATGGAATGGACGATTGCCGCTTCGGCCAGTTCCTGGAGTGCATCGGATACCAACCCTGAGGTCCATATGTCGGGGTGAACTTCAAGCAGGCTCTTGAGTCTGGCGGCTTCCTCGAGAGCCGTTGCCAGCATGTCCGAGGCATCCTCTCCCTTGTGTATGGAATGGACCGCGCCCCCAGAGAGCCGGATGATGGCCCTGGAGGATTTGATAGCGATCTCTCTAACGGTGTCCTTCTCGTCCAGCTCATCCTGGATGCCAATGGCTATCTCGTCCAGGTTTCTCATGTTCCGGGGAAGAGCGGTCGAGGAATAAAGGCTTTCCCTAGCCTCTTATCTCCTTCATGTGGTCGATACGCCTCTGGATAAGTTCAGGCTTCCCGATATCGTGGCGTATGGCTATCGCCTCGCCCTTGATG
The sequence above is a segment of the Methanomassiliicoccales archaeon genome. Coding sequences within it:
- the trxA gene encoding thioredoxin — protein: MADYLIEVTDENFKELKAKYDKMVIDCWAEWCGPCKMIKPLVEELAENYQNSIAFGTLDVDMNPETSNEMGIMAIPTLLYFKDGKLVDEIVGVVPKEAIEEIIKQKF
- a CDS encoding translin family protein, which codes for MRNLDEIAIGIQDELDEKDTVREIAIKSSRAIIRLSGGAVHSIHKGEDASDMLATALEEAARLKSLLEVHPDIWTSGLVSDALQELAEAAIVHSIFKCERLPAPHELGIPPTPYLLGLADSIGEIRRFVLIALRRGEVDEAITYLDMMEEMFLVIMRFDYPQALVAIRRKQDIARSLVEKTRGDITLAVSSRRLEEKIEDLQKRL